The Triticum aestivum cultivar Chinese Spring chromosome 7B, IWGSC CS RefSeq v2.1, whole genome shotgun sequence genome window below encodes:
- the LOC123159126 gene encoding DIMBOA UDP-glucosyltransferase BX8-like: MAGAGRRRVVFFPFPFLGHFNPVLRLAGALHARGLAVTVFHTEQRVPDPADYPADYRFVSLPVEVPPELVASEDIARMGMAMNDASEAPFRDRLAALLAEEAAEDGGVLCVITDVVWYSAQAVARELGVPALGIMTASAAIFRVYMAYQTLIDKAYLPVQDARKDDPVEELPPYLVKDLLRHDTSRLEDFAELLRHTVAGARQSSGLIINTLGAIEAANLEQIREDLSVPVFAVAPLHKLAPSAKSTSLGETQADRGCLGWLDTQEPGSVLYVSFGSLAAMDPHEFVELAWGLALSKRPFVWVVRPKLIRGFESGELPDGLGEELRGRGKIVSWAPQEEVLAHPAVGAFFTHSGWNSTVEAISEGVPMICHPLHGDQYGNARYVADVWKVGVEVDGTHRLERGSIKAAIGRMMESGEGREIRERMKGLKMAAEDGINELGSSHTHLSDLVALIKSF, from the exons ATGGCcggagccggccgccgccgcgtgGTGTTCTTCCCGTTCCCGTTCCTCGGCCACTTCAACCCGGTGCTCCGCCTCGCGGGCGCGCTGCACGCCCGCGGCCTCGCGGTCACCGTGTTCCACACCGAGCAGCGGGTGCCGGACCCGGCCGACTACCCCGCGGACTACCGCTTCGTGTCCCTGCCCGTGGAGGTGCCCCCGGAGCTGGTGGCGTCCGAGGACATCGCCAGGATGGGCATGGCCATGAACGACGCCTCCGAGGCCCCGTTCAGGGACCGGCTGGCCGCGCTGCTAgccgaggaggcggcggaggacggcggcgtcCTCTGCGTCATCACCGACGTCGTGTGGTACTCGGCGCAGGCCGTGGCCAGGGAGCTCGGCGTGCCGGCGCTCGGCATCATGACCGCCAGCGCCGCCATCTTCCGGGTCTACATGGCGTACCAGACCTTGATTGACAAGGCCTATTTGCCCGTGCAAG ACGCGCGCAAGGACGACCCAGTGGAGGAGCTGCCGCCGTACCTTGTGAAGGATCTGCTGCGGCACGACACGAGCCGCCTCGAGGACTTCGCCGAGCTGCTCCGGCACACCGTCGCCGGGGCGCGGCAGTCCTCGGGCCTCATAATCAACACCCTGGGCGCCATCGAGGCCGCCAACCTGGAGCAGATCCGCGAGGACCTGTCGGTCCCGGTGTTCGCCGTCGCCCCTCTCCACAAACTGGCGCCGTCGGCCAAGTCCACCAGCCTGGGCGAGACGCAGGCAGACCGCGGATGCCTCGGCTGGCTCGACACGCAGGAGCCCGGCAGCGTGCTCTACGTGAGCTTCGGGAGCCTGGCCGCCATGGACCCGCACGAGTTCGTGGAGCTGGCGTGGGGGCTGGCCCTGAGCAAGCGGCCGTTCGTGTGGGTCGTCCGGCCCAAGCTCATCCGCGGGTTCGAGTCCGGCGAGCTGCCCGACGGGCTCGGGGAGGAGCTGCGCGGGCGCGGCAAGATCGTGAGCTGGGCGCCGCAGGAGGAGGTGCTGGCGCACCCGGCGGTGGGCGCCTTCTTCACGCACAGCGGCTGGAACTCGACGGTGGAGGCGATCTCGGAGGGCGTGCCGATGATCTGCCACCCGCTGCACGGCGACCAGTACGGCAACGCCAGGTACGTGGCCGACGTATGGAAGGTGGGCGTGGAGGTCGACGGCACGCACCGGCTGGAGAGAGGGAGTATCAAGGCCGCCATTGGGAGGATGATGGAGAGCGGAGAGGGGCGGGAGATCAGGGAGAGGATGAAGGGGCTGAAGATGGCCGCGGAGGATGGCATCAACGAGCTTGGATCGTCCCACACGCACCTCAGCGATTTGGTCGCGCTCATCAAGTCGTTCTGA
- the LOC123161173 gene encoding histone H3.2 — MARTKQTARKSTGGKAPRKQLATKAARKSAPATGGVKKPHRFRPGTVALREIRKYQKSTELLIRKLPFQRLVREIAQDFKTDLRFQSSAVSALQEAAEAYLVGLFEDTNLCAIHAKRVTIMPKDIQLARRIRGERA, encoded by the coding sequence ATGGCCCGCACCAAGCAGACGGCGCGCAAGTCCACCGGCGGCAAGGCGCCGCGGAAGCAGCTGGCCACCAAGGCGGCGCGCAAGTCAGCCCCGGCCACCGGCGGCGTCAAGAAGCCCCACCGTTTCCGCCCCGGCACCGTCGCGCTCCGGGAGATCCGCAAGTACCAGAAGAGCACGGAGCTGCTCATCCGCAAGCTCCCCTTCCAGCGCCTCGTCCGGGAGATCGCGCAGGACTTCAAGACCGACCTCCGCTTCCAGTCCTCCGCCGTCTCCGCCCTGCAGGAGGCCGCCGAGGCGTACCTCGTCGGGCTCTTCGAGGACACCAACCTGTGCGCCATCCACGCCAAGCGCGTCACcatcatgcccaaggacatccaGCTCGCCCGCCGCATCCGCGGGGAGCGCGCCTAG